One window of Nostoc sp. C052 genomic DNA carries:
- a CDS encoding NAD(P)H-quinone oxidoreductase subunit N: MALITTGNGLIRDLEKFGALGVYVPLEGGYEGRYQRRIRAAGYTTLHITAKGLGDVAAYLTRIHGVRPPHLGKKSTGSGAAVGQVYYLPPILNSHLEQLPPKSKGLVLWIIEGHILSNEEVEYLTNLPQLEPRVKVIIERGGDRSFRWTSLEKTLLAS; the protein is encoded by the coding sequence ATGGCACTAATTACCACTGGCAACGGTTTAATCCGCGATCTGGAAAAATTTGGCGCTCTTGGTGTGTATGTACCTCTGGAAGGGGGTTATGAAGGTCGATATCAGCGCCGAATACGGGCGGCTGGCTATACTACCCTCCACATTACCGCTAAAGGACTGGGTGACGTAGCTGCGTATCTCACAAGAATTCATGGAGTCAGACCTCCTCATCTTGGGAAAAAAAGCACTGGTAGTGGTGCAGCAGTGGGTCAGGTTTACTATCTGCCGCCAATTCTCAATTCTCATCTAGAACAGCTACCACCAAAGTCAAAGGGACTGGTCTTGTGGATTATTGAAGGGCATATTCTTTCTAATGAGGAAGTTGAGTATTTAACGAATTTGCCTCAGTTAGAACCACGAGTGAAAGTCATTATTGAGAGAGGTGGCGATCGCTCTTTCCGTTGGACTTCTCTAGAAAAAACTCTGTTAGCTAGTTAG
- the rplC gene encoding 50S ribosomal protein L3, whose protein sequence is MSVGILGTKLGMTQIFDEAGVAIPVTVIQAGPCTVTQVKTKETDGYFAIQVGYGEVKPKALNRPLLGHLAKSSAPALRHLNEYHTDSSSDYALGQEIKADIFSAGQIVDVVGTSIGRGFAGNQKRNNFARGPMSHGSKNHRAPGSIGAGTTPGRVYPGKRMAGRLGGKRITIRKLTIVRVDPERNILLIKGAIPGKPGALVSVVPAKIVG, encoded by the coding sequence GTGTCTGTAGGTATTCTCGGCACCAAGCTGGGCATGACCCAAATATTTGACGAAGCAGGAGTAGCTATTCCTGTAACTGTCATTCAAGCAGGGCCATGCACTGTTACACAAGTTAAAACGAAAGAAACCGACGGTTATTTTGCCATTCAAGTTGGTTATGGCGAAGTTAAACCCAAGGCACTAAACAGACCACTACTGGGACATTTGGCTAAATCATCCGCCCCAGCATTGCGTCACTTAAATGAATATCACACCGATAGCTCTAGTGATTATGCTTTAGGTCAAGAGATTAAAGCAGATATTTTTAGTGCAGGTCAAATTGTCGATGTCGTCGGCACAAGCATCGGTCGCGGCTTTGCGGGAAACCAGAAGCGCAACAACTTTGCTCGTGGGCCTATGTCACACGGTTCCAAAAACCACAGAGCGCCCGGATCAATTGGTGCTGGTACAACACCAGGTCGTGTATATCCAGGTAAGCGGATGGCAGGACGTTTAGGTGGAAAACGCATCACAATCCGCAAGTTGACCATAGTGCGAGTTGATCCAGAACGCAACATATTGCTAATTAAAGGAGCCATTCCTGGTAAGCCAGGCGCTCTAGTCAGCGTTGTGCCTGCAAAAATAGTGGGATAG
- the rplD gene encoding 50S ribosomal protein L4, which produces MVESVVKNWQGEQVGETTFELRVAKEETASHIVHRALVRQLTNARQGNASTKTRAEVRGGGRKPWRQKGTGRARAGSIRSPLWRGGGVIFGPKPRDFNLKLNRKERRLALRTAFVGRIDDLIVVEEFSTELSRPKTKELVAALARWGVVPESKALLILSEIADTDNVYLSARNIENLKLIAADQLNVFDLLHADKIVVTASALEKIQEVYSA; this is translated from the coding sequence ATGGTTGAAAGCGTAGTTAAAAATTGGCAAGGAGAACAGGTCGGTGAGACGACCTTCGAGTTGCGCGTTGCCAAAGAAGAAACAGCGTCTCATATTGTGCATCGTGCCTTAGTACGGCAATTGACTAATGCTCGTCAAGGAAATGCCAGTACAAAAACTCGTGCTGAAGTCAGAGGCGGTGGTCGTAAACCTTGGCGACAAAAAGGTACTGGTCGGGCTCGTGCCGGGTCTATTCGTTCACCATTGTGGCGTGGTGGTGGTGTGATCTTTGGACCAAAACCCAGAGACTTCAACCTCAAATTGAACCGCAAAGAGCGACGTTTGGCACTGCGGACAGCATTTGTCGGTCGTATTGACGACTTGATCGTAGTAGAAGAATTTAGCACTGAGCTATCTCGCCCCAAGACTAAAGAATTAGTGGCAGCGCTTGCGCGTTGGGGAGTAGTACCAGAAAGCAAGGCACTGTTAATTTTGTCTGAGATTGCGGATACAGATAACGTTTATCTGTCAGCCCGCAACATTGAAAATTTAAAGCTAATTGCAGCCGACCAGCTAAATGTTTTTGATTTACTGCACGCTGACAAAATTGTAGTTACGGCATCAGCCCTAGAAAAAATTCAGGAGGTCTACAGTGCCTAG
- a CDS encoding 50S ribosomal protein L23, with translation MPSFDPRDLADLVRRPIVTEKATILMEQNKYTFEVIPKASKPEIKAAIEDLFQVKVVKVNTILPPRKKRRVGKFIGYKPQYKRAIITVAPGDEDKIRQVLFPEV, from the coding sequence GTGCCTAGCTTTGACCCCCGTGACCTTGCCGACTTAGTACGTCGCCCAATCGTCACCGAGAAAGCGACCATCTTGATGGAACAAAACAAGTACACCTTTGAAGTAATTCCCAAGGCATCAAAGCCAGAAATTAAGGCTGCGATCGAAGACTTATTTCAAGTCAAGGTTGTAAAAGTCAACACCATCTTACCACCACGTAAAAAGCGGCGCGTTGGTAAATTTATTGGTTATAAACCCCAATATAAACGAGCGATCATCACTGTCGCACCTGGGGATGAAGACAAGATTAGACAAGTTCTATTCCCAGAAGTCTAG
- the rplB gene encoding 50S ribosomal protein L2: MGTRSYRPYTPSTRQVTISDFAEITRTEPEKSLTTSKHRAKGRNNHGRITSRRRGGGHKQLYRIIDFKRDKHNIPAKVAAIEYDPNRNARIALLYYQDGEKRYILHPNGLKVGTIIVSGPDSPFEDGNALPLWKIPLGTSVHNVEFTPGKGGQIVRAAGASAQVVAKEGNYVTLKLPSGEVRLIRRECYATIGQVGNTDARNLSAGKAGRNRWKGRRPKVRGSVMNPVDHPHGGGEGRAPIGRSGPVTPWGKPTLGAKTRNRKKLSSKLIVRRRRKSSKRGRGGRES, from the coding sequence ATGGGTACTCGTTCTTATCGCCCTTATACCCCCAGTACTCGCCAAGTCACAATCTCTGACTTTGCGGAAATTACCAGAACCGAGCCAGAAAAATCCTTAACAACCTCGAAGCATCGTGCCAAAGGTCGGAATAATCACGGACGGATTACTAGTCGTCGCCGGGGTGGCGGACACAAACAGCTTTATCGGATCATCGATTTTAAAAGGGATAAACATAATATTCCTGCCAAAGTCGCAGCGATTGAATACGATCCTAACCGGAATGCCAGAATTGCCCTTTTGTATTACCAAGATGGCGAAAAACGGTACATCCTTCACCCCAACGGATTGAAAGTTGGAACAATAATTGTTTCCGGGCCTGATTCTCCCTTTGAAGATGGTAATGCCTTACCGCTCTGGAAGATTCCCTTAGGTACTAGTGTTCACAACGTAGAATTCACTCCTGGTAAAGGTGGTCAAATTGTACGTGCTGCTGGTGCTAGCGCCCAAGTCGTGGCCAAAGAAGGTAATTACGTGACTCTCAAGTTGCCTTCAGGAGAAGTTCGCTTAATTCGACGCGAGTGCTACGCCACTATTGGGCAAGTAGGCAACACCGATGCGAGAAACCTGAGTGCAGGTAAAGCCGGACGAAATCGCTGGAAAGGTCGCCGTCCTAAGGTTAGAGGTAGCGTCATGAACCCAGTGGATCACCCACATGGAGGTGGTGAAGGTAGAGCGCCTATCGGTAGATCGGGGCCTGTTACACCTTGGGGTAAACCCACATTGGGTGCGAAGACACGCAATCGCAAGAAACTTAGCAGCAAGTTGATTGTACGTCGTCGTCGTAAGTCTTCTAAACGCGGTCGCGGTGGTCGTGAATCATAG
- the rpsS gene encoding 30S ribosomal protein S19 — protein sequence MGRSLKKGPFVADHLLKKIEKLNDNNRKEVIKTWSRASTILPLMVGHTIAVHNGRQHVPVFVNEQMVGHKLGEFAPTRTYRGHGKSDKKAGR from the coding sequence ATGGGTCGTTCTCTAAAAAAAGGTCCCTTCGTTGCGGATCATCTCTTAAAGAAAATTGAAAAGCTCAACGACAACAACAGAAAAGAAGTTATTAAAACTTGGTCACGAGCTTCGACAATTTTGCCTCTGATGGTAGGTCATACCATAGCTGTTCACAATGGACGCCAACACGTTCCAGTTTTTGTAAATGAACAGATGGTAGGACATAAGTTGGGTGAATTTGCCCCCACACGCACCTACAGAGGTCATGGAAAAAGCGACAAAAAAGCGGGTAGGTAG
- the rplV gene encoding 50S ribosomal protein L22, whose protein sequence is MATNTTEVKAIARFIRISAYKVRRVLDQIRGRSYREALIILEFMPYRATEPILKVLRSAAANAEHNAGLDRTQLVITQAYADQGPPLKRFQPRAQGRAYQIRKPTCHITVAVAAAPEK, encoded by the coding sequence ATGGCTACTAATACTACTGAAGTAAAAGCGATCGCTCGTTTTATCCGCATCTCGGCTTACAAAGTGCGTCGGGTACTCGATCAAATCCGGGGGCGATCTTACCGAGAAGCGTTAATCATCCTGGAATTCATGCCCTATCGCGCCACTGAACCCATATTAAAGGTTCTCAGAAGCGCTGCTGCTAATGCCGAACACAACGCTGGGTTAGATCGGACTCAACTAGTGATTACTCAGGCTTATGCCGATCAAGGGCCGCCGTTGAAGCGGTTCCAGCCAAGAGCGCAAGGTCGAGCTTACCAAATTCGCAAGCCGACGTGTCATATTACTGTGGCTGTTGCAGCCGCCCCAGAAAAATAA
- the rpsC gene encoding 30S ribosomal protein S3, whose protein sequence is MGQKIHPVGFRLGITHEHQSRWFAVPDRYPELLQEDYKLRQYIDQKLGRQAQNNAGISEVRIERKADQIDLEVRTARPGVVVGRGGQGIESLRTGLQGVLGGNRQIRINVVEVQRVDADAYLIAEYIAQQLERRVSFRRVVRQSIQRAQRAGVQGIKIQVSGRLNGAEIARTEWTREGRVPLHTLRADIDYSYCTAKTVYGILGIKVWVFKGEIIPGQEPDPLPPASRDRERDPRDRDREPRRRQQQRRRQQFEDRSNEG, encoded by the coding sequence GTGGGACAGAAGATTCATCCAGTTGGTTTTCGCCTGGGTATTACACATGAACATCAATCCCGTTGGTTTGCTGTTCCTGATCGCTATCCAGAACTTCTCCAAGAAGATTACAAACTCCGTCAATACATAGATCAAAAGCTGGGTAGACAGGCTCAAAACAACGCCGGAATTTCTGAGGTACGGATTGAGCGCAAAGCCGACCAAATCGACTTAGAAGTACGCACAGCTAGACCGGGCGTAGTCGTGGGTCGTGGTGGACAAGGTATCGAATCCTTACGTACTGGACTCCAAGGAGTGTTGGGTGGTAATCGCCAAATTCGCATTAACGTAGTTGAAGTTCAACGAGTTGATGCTGATGCTTACCTGATTGCCGAATACATTGCTCAACAATTGGAACGTCGGGTTTCCTTTCGGCGGGTAGTGAGACAGTCAATTCAACGTGCCCAACGCGCTGGCGTCCAAGGTATTAAAATCCAAGTCAGCGGTCGCCTCAACGGTGCAGAAATTGCCCGGACAGAGTGGACTCGTGAAGGTAGAGTACCTTTACATACCTTACGGGCTGACATTGACTACTCTTATTGCACGGCAAAAACTGTTTACGGCATTTTGGGTATCAAAGTATGGGTGTTTAAGGGAGAAATTATTCCTGGACAGGAACCAGACCCACTACCACCAGCAAGCCGCGATCGCGAACGTGACCCCCGCGATCGCGATCGAGAACCCCGTCGTCGTCAACAACAACGTCGTCGCCAGCAATTTGAAGACCGCTCAAATGAAGGATAA
- the rplP gene encoding 50S ribosomal protein L16: protein MLSPRRTKFRKQQRGRMEGLATRGSTLNFGDFALQAQEPAWITSRQIEASRRAMTRYIRRGGQIWIRIFPDKPVTMRPAETRMGSGKGNPEFWVAVVKPGRILFEIGGVTEEIAREAMRLASFKLPIKTKFIVRSQPQEQE from the coding sequence ATGTTAAGCCCTAGAAGAACTAAATTCCGCAAACAACAGCGGGGACGGATGGAAGGACTAGCCACCCGTGGTAGTACCCTCAACTTCGGTGATTTTGCACTCCAAGCTCAAGAACCTGCTTGGATTACCTCGCGTCAAATCGAGGCTTCCCGTCGGGCAATGACTCGTTATATTCGTCGGGGTGGACAAATCTGGATTCGGATTTTCCCTGATAAACCTGTAACCATGCGTCCTGCTGAAACCCGGATGGGTTCCGGTAAAGGTAATCCAGAGTTTTGGGTAGCTGTAGTCAAGCCAGGGCGGATTTTGTTTGAAATTGGTGGAGTTACTGAAGAAATTGCGCGTGAAGCGATGCGCTTGGCTTCATTTAAACTGCCCATCAAAACTAAGTTTATTGTGCGCTCTCAACCACAGGAGCAGGAGTAA
- the rpmC gene encoding 50S ribosomal protein L29 gives MPLPKISEARELSDEKLSDEIVAIKRQLFQLRLQKATRQLEKPHQFRQLRHRLAQLLTLETERKRAASQSAKEKK, from the coding sequence ATGCCTCTTCCCAAGATTTCAGAAGCTAGAGAATTAAGTGACGAGAAGCTCTCTGATGAAATTGTCGCAATCAAAAGACAACTATTTCAGTTGCGCTTGCAAAAAGCTACCAGACAATTAGAAAAGCCCCACCAGTTCCGACAATTGCGCCACCGCCTAGCCCAACTGCTGACGCTAGAAACAGAACGCAAACGGGCAGCAAGTCAATCGGCTAAAGAAAAAAAGTAG
- the rpsQ gene encoding 30S ribosomal protein S17, producing MAVKERVGLVVSDKMQKTVVVAIENRAPHPKYGKIVVNTQRYKVHDEENQCKVGDRVRIQETRPLSKTKRWKITEVLNVKPT from the coding sequence ATGGCAGTTAAAGAACGAGTTGGCTTGGTAGTGAGCGATAAAATGCAAAAAACTGTGGTAGTCGCCATAGAAAACCGCGCTCCTCACCCCAAGTACGGCAAGATTGTGGTTAACACCCAACGATATAAAGTTCACGACGAAGAAAATCAGTGTAAAGTAGGCGATCGCGTTCGCATTCAGGAAACTAGACCCCTGAGCAAAACCAAGCGCTGGAAAATCACAGAAGTCCTGAACGTCAAGCCTACTTAA
- the rplN gene encoding 50S ribosomal protein L14, which produces MIQPQTYLNVADNSGARKLMCIRILGGGNRRYGFIGDKIIAVVKDATPNMAVKKSDVVEAVIVRTRKAVSRDSGMSIRFDDNAAVIINKDGNPRGTRVFGPVARELRDKNFTKIVSLAPEVL; this is translated from the coding sequence GTGATTCAACCCCAGACTTACCTGAATGTCGCAGATAATAGCGGCGCCCGCAAACTAATGTGTATCCGCATCTTAGGCGGAGGCAATCGCCGTTATGGTTTTATCGGTGATAAAATTATCGCCGTTGTCAAAGATGCTACACCCAACATGGCTGTCAAAAAGTCTGATGTTGTGGAAGCAGTAATTGTTCGGACTCGTAAAGCTGTAAGTCGTGACAGTGGCATGAGTATTCGCTTTGATGATAACGCCGCTGTAATTATCAACAAAGACGGTAATCCCAGAGGCACACGGGTTTTTGGCCCAGTTGCACGGGAACTGCGCGATAAAAACTTTACTAAAATTGTTTCTCTGGCTCCGGAGGTGCTTTAA
- the rplX gene encoding 50S ribosomal protein L24, with amino-acid sequence MATKQGTPKVFHKMHVKTGDTVQVIAGKDKGKIGEITQALPQLSKVIVKGVNIKTKHVKPQQEGESGRIITQEFPIHSSNVMLYSTKQNVASRVGYTFTSEGKKVRKLKKTGEILDK; translated from the coding sequence ATGGCAACCAAACAAGGTACGCCCAAAGTATTCCATAAAATGCACGTCAAAACTGGCGACACTGTACAAGTGATTGCTGGCAAAGACAAAGGAAAAATTGGCGAAATTACTCAGGCACTTCCCCAACTGAGTAAAGTCATCGTCAAAGGTGTCAACATTAAAACCAAGCACGTCAAACCTCAGCAAGAAGGGGAATCGGGGCGAATTATTACCCAAGAATTCCCGATTCATAGCTCCAACGTCATGCTTTATTCCACCAAGCAAAACGTTGCTAGTCGTGTTGGTTACACCTTTACCTCAGAAGGCAAAAAGGTCAGAAAACTCAAGAAAACTGGCGAAATTCTCGATAAATAA
- the rplE gene encoding 50S ribosomal protein L5 — protein sequence MATTRLKTLYQETIVPKLINQFQYTNVHQVPKLVKVTINRGLGEAAQNAKSLEASINEIALVTGQKPVVTRAKKAIAGFKIRQGMPVGIMVTLRAERMYAFFDRLVSLSLPRIRDFRGVSPKSFDGRGNYTLGVREQLIFPEVEYDSIDQVRGMDISIITTAKNDEEGRALLKELGMPFRDQ from the coding sequence ATGGCGACAACAAGACTCAAAACCTTATATCAAGAGACAATCGTCCCCAAACTGATTAATCAGTTTCAATATACCAACGTTCATCAAGTACCGAAGTTGGTAAAGGTTACGATTAACCGGGGTTTGGGTGAAGCAGCTCAAAATGCGAAGTCTCTAGAGGCATCCATTAACGAAATTGCCTTGGTAACAGGTCAAAAACCAGTGGTGACACGGGCGAAAAAGGCGATCGCTGGCTTTAAGATTCGTCAAGGGATGCCTGTGGGGATCATGGTGACACTCAGAGCCGAACGGATGTATGCCTTTTTCGACAGACTAGTTAGCCTGTCATTACCCAGAATTCGAGATTTTCGCGGCGTTAGCCCTAAAAGCTTTGACGGACGCGGTAACTACACTTTGGGTGTGAGAGAACAGCTAATTTTTCCAGAAGTCGAATACGACAGCATCGATCAAGTACGTGGGATGGATATTTCCATCATCACCACAGCAAAAAACGACGAAGAAGGACGCGCCTTACTTAAAGAATTAGGAATGCCCTTTCGCGATCAATAA
- the rpsH gene encoding 30S ribosomal protein S8, with amino-acid sequence MAANDTIADMLTRIRNANLARHQTTQVPATKLTRSIAKVLREEGFIAEIEEAEEGVKRNLVISLKYKGKNRQPLITALKRVSKPGLRVYSNRKELPRVLGGIGIAIISTSSGIMTDREARRQNLGGEVLCYVW; translated from the coding sequence ATGGCGGCTAACGACACAATTGCAGATATGCTGACGCGCATCCGCAATGCCAACCTGGCGCGGCATCAAACTACACAAGTGCCAGCGACAAAATTAACCCGGAGCATTGCCAAAGTGCTACGGGAGGAAGGCTTTATTGCTGAAATCGAAGAAGCAGAAGAAGGGGTAAAACGCAATCTGGTGATTTCCCTGAAATACAAGGGTAAAAACCGTCAGCCTTTGATCACCGCCTTAAAGCGGGTGAGTAAGCCTGGCTTGCGTGTTTATTCAAATCGAAAAGAATTACCAAGAGTACTAGGCGGCATTGGCATTGCCATTATTTCTACATCCAGTGGCATTATGACTGACCGCGAAGCGCGGCGTCAGAACTTGGGTGGCGAAGTACTTTGTTACGTTTGGTAG
- the rplF gene encoding 50S ribosomal protein L6, translating to MSRIGKRPITIPAKVQVAIDGTKIVVKGPKGELSRTLTPNVSVSQEGEILQVNRRDETRTSKQLHGLSRTLVANMVEGVSQGFQRRLEIQGVGYRAQLQGRNLVLNMGYSHQVQIEPPEGIQFAVEGPTNVIVSGYDKEIVGNTAAKIRAVRPPEPYKGKGIRYAGEVVRRKAGKTGKGGKK from the coding sequence ATGTCTCGTATTGGTAAACGTCCAATTACTATTCCCGCCAAAGTTCAAGTGGCGATCGATGGTACAAAGATTGTGGTGAAAGGCCCGAAAGGAGAACTTTCTCGTACTCTCACACCTAATGTCTCAGTCTCCCAAGAGGGAGAAATATTACAGGTCAATCGTCGGGATGAAACTCGCACCTCAAAGCAACTGCACGGCTTGAGCCGCACTTTAGTTGCCAACATGGTCGAGGGAGTTTCCCAAGGTTTTCAGCGCCGTTTGGAAATTCAAGGTGTTGGTTACAGGGCACAACTTCAAGGACGTAACCTAGTTTTAAATATGGGTTACAGTCATCAGGTGCAAATTGAACCACCAGAAGGAATTCAGTTTGCCGTAGAAGGCCCCACTAACGTCATTGTCAGCGGCTATGACAAAGAAATCGTCGGTAACACAGCCGCCAAAATTCGTGCCGTTCGTCCACCAGAACCCTACAAAGGTAAAGGCATTCGCTATGCCGGTGAAGTGGTCAGACGGAAAGCTGGTAAGACTGGTAAGGGTGGTAAGAAGTAG
- the rplR gene encoding 50S ribosomal protein L18, with translation MKLTRRESKNRRHRRVRGKVIGSPERPRLAVFRSNEHIYAQLIDDTQHQTIVAASTVEPELKSSLASCANRDASVQVGKLIAVRSLEKGITKVVFDRGGNLYHGRVKALADAAREAGLDF, from the coding sequence ATGAAACTTACTCGTAGAGAATCAAAAAATCGTCGTCATCGGCGCGTTCGCGGCAAAGTTATTGGCTCCCCAGAGCGTCCGCGTTTAGCGGTATTTCGTTCTAATGAGCATATTTATGCCCAGCTAATTGATGATACTCAGCATCAAACCATCGTGGCAGCATCGACTGTAGAACCAGAGTTGAAATCTAGTTTAGCGTCATGTGCAAACCGCGATGCATCGGTACAAGTTGGGAAGTTGATCGCAGTGCGATCGCTAGAAAAAGGCATCACCAAAGTAGTCTTTGATCGCGGTGGTAACTTATATCATGGTCGTGTCAAAGCACTAGCTGATGCAGCCCGCGAAGCTGGTTTAGATTTCTAA
- the rpsE gene encoding 30S ribosomal protein S5, producing the protein MATERKSRTKRAKKEETTWQERVIQIRRVSKVVKGGKKLSFRAIVVVGNERGQVGVGVGKASDVIGAVKKGVADGKKHLIDVPITKSNSIPHPIDGVGGGAKVIMRPAAPGTGVIAGGAVRTVLELAGVRNILAKQLGSNNPLNNARAAVNALSTLRTLSEVAEDRGIPIQNLYI; encoded by the coding sequence ATGGCAACAGAGCGTAAAAGTAGAACAAAGCGTGCCAAAAAAGAAGAAACCACTTGGCAAGAACGGGTTATCCAAATCCGCCGCGTAAGTAAAGTGGTCAAAGGTGGTAAAAAACTCAGCTTCCGAGCGATCGTTGTCGTTGGTAACGAACGCGGTCAAGTTGGAGTAGGAGTAGGCAAAGCCTCAGATGTAATTGGCGCCGTCAAAAAAGGTGTAGCTGATGGCAAAAAACACCTCATTGATGTCCCAATCACCAAATCCAACTCCATCCCCCATCCCATTGATGGCGTCGGTGGCGGGGCAAAAGTGATTATGCGTCCAGCCGCACCTGGTACTGGGGTAATTGCGGGTGGTGCTGTGCGAACTGTGTTGGAATTAGCAGGAGTTCGTAACATTTTAGCCAAGCAACTAGGCTCCAACAATCCGCTCAATAACGCTAGAGCCGCAGTTAATGCCTTATCTACACTGCGTACCCTTTCTGAAGTCGCCGAAGATCGCGGTATTCCTATTCAAAATCTCTACATCTAA
- the rplO gene encoding 50S ribosomal protein L15, with protein sequence MRLHDVKPQKGSKKRKKRVARGISAGQGASAGLGMRGQKSRSGSGTRPGFEGGQQPLYRRLPKLKGFPIVNQKIYTTINVEKLASLPANTEVTLTSLKAAGILTAVKGPLKVLGNGELSIPLKVQAAAFTVSARSKIEAAGGSCEVL encoded by the coding sequence ATGAGACTCCATGATGTTAAGCCGCAAAAAGGCTCCAAGAAACGCAAGAAGCGTGTAGCTAGAGGTATTTCTGCCGGTCAAGGCGCTAGTGCTGGTTTAGGTATGCGGGGTCAAAAATCTCGTTCTGGTAGCGGGACTCGACCAGGTTTTGAAGGTGGTCAACAGCCATTGTACCGCCGCTTACCCAAGCTGAAGGGCTTTCCGATTGTTAATCAGAAGATTTACACTACGATTAATGTAGAGAAGCTAGCCTCCCTTCCCGCGAATACAGAAGTAACTTTGACCTCTTTGAAAGCCGCAGGTATCCTGACTGCTGTCAAAGGGCCATTGAAAGTTTTAGGTAACGGGGAATTGAGCATTCCGCTCAAGGTACAAGCGGCAGCTTTTACAGTTTCAGCTCGTAGCAAAATTGAGGCAGCTGGTGGTAGTTGTGAAGTCTTATGA